The genomic segment AAGACTCGCGTAAAGAGGAACAGGTGGATCTGAGAGACGGAAGGGAAGACGTGGGTGATGATGGAGACAAGGTTATCCATCAGTCGTCTTGCTGAAATGTTGTAATGATGATTTATGTCTTTAATTGTACTCGTGTGAAGCTGTTTCCAGGAAGTTTGTGAggggagggacacacacacacacacacacacacacacacacacacacacacacacacacacacacacacacacacacacacacacacacacacacacacacacacacgttcattcATGCCTCTGACGTCAGATTTAACTTTTGACTTgcggaagctctctctctctctctctctctctctctctctctctctctctctctctctctctctctctctctctctcatgacacaGTCCATTATCCTTTGACGTGACTCATTCTTCCCAGATTACTGGACCCTCGATGAAGCGTGAaagtacacatacacacacacacacacacacacacacacacacacacacacacacacacacacacacacacacacacacacacacacacacggagtgcTAATAACTGGAGCAggtcaaggaaaggaggaatattttccagagagagagagagagagagagagagagagagagagaggtgcaagcGAACACattaaaattttctctctctctctctctctctctctctctctctctctctctctctctctctctctctctctctctctctgctgctgctgcttgttgaATAATATTGTAATAGCACTTTTATCAATAATGGGTTATAAGAtcaccaatgtgtgtgtgcgtgtgcgtgtgcgtatgcgtgtgcgtgtgtttcgcTGCTATAACCACTCGTAATGGTAGTTTGATATGGCACCATACTGAAAGCGACAAGTGAAAGTGGCAGTCAtgattaaaaggaggaggaggaggaggaggtctggtCTGATAGTGAAGGTTGTGACAGGTGTTCATGGTAGTGGCAATGGTAAAGGTAGGGATAAGGAGTGGCAGTGATGGGAGAGTACCTAGTGAAGGCTATGgtagtgttaatggtggtgataatggatAGCAGTGATGGGGGAGTATAGAGTGGTATGGGAGGGGTGGGGATGATGGAGGCAATAGCAGTGGTCGATGCCAGCGCCGCGCCAGAAGTGCCGTGGCAGCGTTGTGGTGGACTTGAAGGGGCGTGGCACTCTGAGGAGAGGACGGGAGAAGGGATGGGGGAAGTGATAGAGGGAAGATCCACTGAAGGActtagaaagggaaaggaaaagataagacaaagagaagagaggagaaggaggcatgATTCAGGGTGAAGGTAAAGGGGAAAATTGTAGGGTGAggggaatgaaagagtgagggaaaaacATTAAGAGGTAGGAGGAGATAAGACGAGGGCACCAAGTaaatagattagaaaaaaaaaggttcctgtgtgtgtgtgtgtgtgtgtgatgggacaGCTGTTGTGGtcgtagtggaggtggtggtggtataatgaaGGGGATGCGGTGTGTAGCGGAAGGGcaaaggtggtagtggtggcgcaAAGTTCTATGCTGAGTGAAGgccgtgatggtggtagtggtggtggtgatggcagaaaGTGCAGTCTTAGGTTGCGGggcagtggtggcagttgtGCATGGTGCATTTCATGGTGCTAAAGCAATGAGTATACTGGAGGTGGTGGCACAGGCTGGTGTTGGAGGCAGTGCTCGCGGTGGAGTCTTTCACAGGGCAGTGGGTCGCAAGAGCGACCGCGTACCATGACGGGAAGGCGGGAGGTCTTCCTTGGGGCGGAGCACACGCAAGGCCTGGCCGAGGTGGAGTTGTGGCGGCGGATGATGGTGGATGTGAGGGAACGCAGCTCGCTCCGGAAGTCATTTCTCTGCCGCTGCACCTCGCTCATGAGTGCCTGGATCTCCCGAAGCAGCGTGTGGTACTCCCGCCGCGTGGTTGCAGCATCCCTCTCCTCGTCGTCCATGCCCGTCACGCTGGCTGCGTCCAGAGCTCTCTTACCACCCTTTCTGACCTGCCCAACTGCCGGCTAGCCCGCTATATCAGCCAGTAACTCAAGCAATGCCTCCAGCGTGCTTGCTGGAGGCCGCTAACCTGATCGGTGAACCTTGCTCCTGTGGCGGCGGCCTTGTCTGCGTGAGGCGCGAGAATCGTCCTGAACGCCGCTGGCTGGGTCGTTGTCAGACTCTCCCAAGCTGCACTGGCTGGTGAACCTCACCTTGTGGCCCACGGATGAGGAGCGTGCCCGCCCGCCCTCCTTGGACCGCAGCACGGAGGGCAGCTGGTGGCCCTCGGATTCCTTTCCGTCCTTGCTGTGGGTGCGGTGAGGGTCCTCCTTGGAccttcttttctgttccctctcttcctctccttccttgacGGCAGCAGAGACATCACCCTCCCCCTCGACGTCTTTTTCCTCGCTTCCTTGAGAAGCCTCCTCAGCTTCTCTAGGAGATGCCTTTCAGAAATTTCTAGTTCAAAGTCTATGTTGCTGCTGGTTACCGAAAAGCATTCAGCCTCGTTTGGACTGCGGGTCGGCAACTCGCCCGCAGCAGCAGTCGTCACGTCCTTGTCCTCTGGAATCGTTGGCGGTGAAGACGGGTCAACAGGCTGAGTTTCAAGACTCAAGTTGGGGCCTGTATCCAGTGACCCACTGTCGCTTCTGCCCGAGTCGCTTTTCTCGGAACCTTTGTCGTCACTGTTCTCTGCACCGGGTTCTTGATGCTGTGTTAAGTTTTCGTCGTCATTAAGGGAGGATTCTTTCACTGGCGCTGCTTCATCTTGCCAAGGCTTGTCTCCCTCCTCGGAGGCAGGCTCGAAGGGCTTGATTATCTGCAGGTGTCCGTCTTCCACCGTTATGtctgatgaagaaggaagaacttCCTTCTTGAAGAAGGTCTGACTTGGGTTCCTCAAAAGTGAGGTCCCGGACATCCTGTTAGACTCCTTCAATGAGCCTGCGGTGTCATCGAGCAGGTGAGATGGGCCGTTGGGGACGAGTGGCGTGGTAGTTCTTCCCAGTATTCTCCGGCTGTCGTCTCGGTTGATGGCGCAGATGATGTCAGATCTCACAGATTTAGCACTGGACATCATCACGCGCACTGCCTACATGTTCTGCCACGACCTTGACAATGCAGCGCAAAGTGAGCAACGGTAACCACTGCACGTCGAGAACTTCGTGTTTACTGGTGTCTCCTGACCACTGCGAGGCACTACACACAGCCGCGGCGCTGCCCTCTCACTCTTCTGCCTGATACGATCTAAAGTACCGACACACCGTCATGAATTAACTTGGTAATAACGAGGTTCATATAACACTTGCTGCCTCGTGCTGCATGTAGCTTCCTCCCACCTCAGACACTCCACTCGcttactaacttttttttatcagtaatATCTTCATCCTCAAGAAACGCGCCGAATTGTGTATATCGTAGTTATCTCCTCCTGGGACGAGAGACACGAGCTCGTATTCCCCTTGCAACCCTCGAGGTGGCCGCCCACACACTGACTTCTGAAAAGAACCACCACCTTCCCTCGCACACCCAACACGCACCACCCTGATATTTTCTGCGTAATTGACCCAAGATGATCCCTGTCTCACACGAACACGCCAagattgtgttgtgtttggccGGAAAGCACACAGTGTTGGGAGCGACGACAAGGCTCCGGAGGGAATGAGGCTTACGGACACTAGGCAAACGAGAACTGATGGAGCGAGTTGACTGTCAGCAGGTGTTTCTACGAATGTGAGTCTCTCAAACACCTGCCTTCTTGTCTCACCTGGCCTCTCCCCCccaactctcctctcctcactctccttcctctccctggtCTCTACACACCAGAGCTTCCCCTTCCTGCTGCTATATAAACCGCATTTACATAATTACACCTTAATGAATATGCATAGATGAAGCCTGATGCCCCCCGCAACCATCTTCCTTTATTcaggctaatctctctctctctctctctctctctctctctctctctctctctctctctctctctctctctctctctctctctctctctctctctctctctctctctctctctctctctctctctctctctctctctctctctctctctctctctctctctctctctctctctctctctctctctctctctctctctctctctctctctctctctctctctctctctctctctctctctctctctctctctctctctctctctctctctctctctctctctctctctctctctctctctctctctctctctctctctctctctctctctctctctctctctctctctctctctctctctctctctctctctctctctctctctctctctctctctctctctctctctctctctctctctctctctctctctctctctctctctctctctctctctctctctctctctctctctctctctctctctctctctctctctctctctctctctctctctctctctctctctctctctctctctctctctctctctctctctctctctctctctctctctctctctctctctctctctctctctctctctctctctctctctctctctctctctctctctctctctctctctctctctctctctctctctctctctctctctctctctctctctctctcgtaaactgTTGCACGTGGAAGATTCCTCCTACTCATAACTTCCGCGTGTCGTGTCAGCCGCCCGTATAAACAACACACAGGGCTTGTATCAGCAGGAGATCCACGCAGAAACCGCAAGGCGAACCATATGAACCgcaaaacaggtgtgtgtgtgtgtgtgtgtgtgtgtgtgtgtgtgtgtgtgtgtgtgtgtgtctgtgtgtgttggggtgtagAGCAAGATGTTCAAGATTCAGTGCATGTCAAGAGGTCagcattcagtcagtcagtcagttaaccaGCCAGACTTCAAGGAACGCATGTTATTGAAGGCTTATACAGTCACACAGACGCACGTTTTCTGTGTTTGAGGTTCCCGTTTGTGTTTATTcgtcttatgattttttttttttcgtgggaaAGGAattcctgtttgttttttttcttcttagggaggtggagggaagcaaAGCGGGTGTCGTGTTGATTTTTCCgtgtgtgggggagaggggaggatgaTTGTGTGcgttttgtcttctctcttgtcttttgttCCAAGAATTTGTCTCTTAAATGTATGCAGTGCGTCGCGTCATTGTTCCTCTGAGAATGCTGGCTTGGGTACGGGATTGCATTACCGTTGCAGACTCATGGTATTGCCGGTAACTATACGAGTACATGcacatactttctttttttccacgtaTGAATTGGGGACGTATTTGCAGTTACCAGTATTGTAGCCGAGGTTACGTTCTGATGCGAAAGATTTCATCCGgtcgttattgttatcatccCAATAATTATGGTTATAGCCTCTGCTTGCTTGTTTTTGTCAATATTCAGTCTTTATATACATAAAAGTGCAGGAAGGTTAGAAGTCATATGATTTTCTACATCTCCATTGTATTGTGTTTTATACTGTAGCTTtgtgttaggtaaggttaatttttctctctctctctctctctctctctctctctctctctctctctctctctctctctctctctctctctctctctctctctctctctctctctctctctctctctctctctctctctctctctctctctctctctctctgcttgcttgCTGATATCCATATCCAGTCTCCAAGTCAAGGTACATAACTAAGGCTACCAATCAAATAAGCTTATTGACTTTTTTGTGGTCTTTCCCATATTTTTCGTGTCACTCTGCAGCCCTCTGATCTGCTAAAAATCTATCAGCTCGTCAGTGTTCGTAAGGAGACTTtcagcagatcagaggactttATTTTGATGGAAAGACGGGATTAAAGACaaaggaagtgaatgtaaaatgTTACTCGACTTTGACAACGAACCGTAATCttgtaaacatttttctttttaattcgtcTGCTTTACCAGGCTACACTGCAGTGGAGGTTATTTGTGTTTACAAGGACGTTTtgatagttctagtgacagttttAAAAaggatttaaaaagaaaagagatccCGACTAATAATCTTTGTTGCTTTTCAAAACTCTCCTGACGAGAGAGTAAaagtcacttttttctttttttatttagtctcaaatttttttttttttttttccgttttgtttgggtaaaaaaaaatgttctccaTGTAAAGCTATACTGTCTTTTTCCTGTCGGTTGCTCTCcaaatttctcttcctgttttctgacaaaaaaaaaaaaaaagaaaagaaaggagattcAGAATTTCGTGCAAAGTGACATAGGTCAGTCCTTCTCTATACTGTTTCACAGCGTCGAACTTTTCCTATTCTATAGTTTTATCGAAggtaaaaacaaagaatacaaaatatatagaagagaaaaacattgaaatacAGCTGAATTCAATCTACATGTGACGCGATATTTGCaacttttttcctgtattttcttctttttcttttttttttttttacattttgggATTCTTCTCATCGGTGgctaaaagaagaaatttaaaaggataaacagaaaaaatttCTAACAGTCTACAACTGAAGCGACATAAACCagatctttttatatattcatttcacatcttcagcttcttccttcactctgattaaaagaaaaaaaacaccaataacagtATAACACCACTGAAGCTACATAAACCAGTATTTTATCTTATATTCACTTCACATCTCCAACTTCTTTATTCACCAtgatttaaaaaagaaagaaaaaaaaataaaacaataacaccaacaaccaAACACCAATAACAGTATAATCAACACAACCATCCCAAATCATGTTGCTaagatatataaaaacacataaaacactaATCTTATACCCTTACTCGATTCACATCCCCAAGGTTTTCGTTCTCTGGTTAAAAGGATAAGAATAAAACACTGTAATCCCGGATCATGTTGCTACGATAAACAAACAGGCGGCGTTGTGGTCACGTTGCCTCACGATCAATGCGTCGCGTGAGTCTATCGGGATGTCACTTGcctatcttttatctcttacAAACGTTCATCTTTTATTCCCACACGACGACGAACAGGTGCTGAACGAATGGCCACATGATTCGTtgatgttttgttcttttctttacattctctctctctctctctctctctctctctctctctctctctctctctctctctctctctctctctctctctctctctctctctctctctctctctctctctctctctctctctctctctctctctctctctctctctctctctctctctctctccattatttcgTCATCTGTATCTATGTTCACCATCTATTATTACAGTGCGATAAACGACCACTGACTCTCCTATGCTTCTAttactttcgttttctctctttttctccttcgtaTTACTCTTTGATGTGCCTCTGTTATCTAAATCCTCCCcgcccttcatcttcttttatcttttattagtACGTGACAGTAAGTGGGCAGTAGCTGACTCCTCTGTGCTCCactacggtttttttttttcccctctcgttttttcttctcattttttcttgtttcggctgttctccacttcttcatttaaatctTCTTGTAGCCGCATTATTATTCCAGTCTCAAGCCTCAGAGAACCTCAAAGAACTATGCCATAAGTTTTGGTGTTAaatgtcctcctcctttggtACCCTTGAGAACGTAGCTGTTTTAGTCTTTCGTTCATTTCATTGCTTAACATATTATCTAAGTGGTCACGTAATGCCAccccctcctgccctccctcaAAGTCGTGTATACCGCACAAACACGGAAATTGATTGTAAGACGGAATGAATTAGCAATACGAGATCCCCTATTGGGAATCGAAGCCTTGAACAGGTGAAGGAATACAATGCCTTAGACGTCAGGACCACACCAATCGTCAGGTCCTAAGATATGTCCTATCCCTTTCTAATTTACTTCCTCATTCGAGTTTACAGAGCCAGAATAAAAGTAATATGGTCTGTAAGATTTGAACTactttcgtcattttttttctgggaTTGACGTCTTTGGAAATTAATCTCCAAACTTGTACCACAACTTTCTACCTTTGGAATTCATAGCATTACCACAAGTCATTACCTTTTCGCACGCAGATCATTATGTTGACTCTGCTGTGAAGTGAGGGAATATTTACTTTAGCATTGATAGATAGaacaggtaaaataaataaaaaaaagagaagttgaACCAAAAGATGAAAACTGTCCCTTTGTGTCTTTCTCGTACCATCCATCCCCTTCAACTGTGGCTATCATCCCCTTCAGCTTTATACGTGAGAAAACTTTAGCGTGCATTATCCCACCAAAAAATTGACAGGTTTAACCAATATAATGCGGAAATTATTGCTGGTATTCCTTTTCAGCTCTGCCCACCGCCATTTTGAACTCTGAATGTGAGGGAACAATTATTTTGGCAAGTGTCAccaaaattatgatgatgatgataataataataataataataataataataataataataataataataataataataaaataataatgataataatgataataaatagtaaTGTTAATCAATATTATTATATGTAGACTGCCGATAGAGTAACTTTGCTATCATCCATTTTATATTTCTGAGAGACGGAACGGTTACTGTGACAGAAAGAGACTTGTCCACTGTTTAACAAATATATACTATGAGTTTCCCACGATACCTTAGACGTCACATTCCAGTCTCGTAAAAGAGCAGTTTGT from the Portunus trituberculatus isolate SZX2019 chromosome 17, ASM1759143v1, whole genome shotgun sequence genome contains:
- the LOC123505236 gene encoding LOW QUALITY PROTEIN: uncharacterized protein LOC123505236 (The sequence of the model RefSeq protein was modified relative to this genomic sequence to represent the inferred CDS: deleted 2 bases in 1 codon) encodes the protein MMSSAKSVRSDIICAINRDDSRRILGRTTTPLVPNGPSHLLDDTAGSLKESNRMSGTSLLRNPSQTFFKKEVLPSSSDITVEDGHLQIIKPFEPASEEGDKPWQDEAAPVKESSLNDDENLTQHQEPGAENSDDKGSEKSDSGRSDSGSLDTGPNLSLETQPVDPSSPPTIPEDKDVTTAAAGELPTRSPNEAECFSVTSSNIDFELEISERHLLEKLRRLLKEARKKTSRGRVMSLLPSRKERKRGNRKEGPRRTLRTHSKDGKESEGHQLPSVLRSKEGGRARSSSVGHKVRFTSQCSLGESDNDPASGVQDDSRASRRQGRRHRSKVHRSASVTGMDDEERDAATTRREYHTLLREIQALMSEVQRQRNDFRSELRSLTSTIIRRHNSTSARPCVCSAPRKTSRLPVMMSEQDAAKEVKKAEKAKEEMPKEEVKEDKKEEREEGRVSRASAGTSTPEPKPEENGDDSGTPKSITLKEQFRNFSKFGDTKSDGKMLTLSQSDKWFKQAKVIDGKSITTTDTAITFNKFKTKKITFTEFEKYLDEISKSKKVDAGTIRTKLKDCGAPGTSGTTSVVKSSAVDRLTDTKKFTGSHKLRFDATGRGKGIAGRKDVQDGSGYVSGYKNKNTYDKTH